Proteins encoded together in one Eubalaena glacialis isolate mEubGla1 chromosome 7, mEubGla1.1.hap2.+ XY, whole genome shotgun sequence window:
- the SMIM29 gene encoding small integral membrane protein 29 isoform X3 encodes MSNTTVPNAPQASSDSMVGYVLGPFFLITLVGVVVAVVMYVQKKKRVDRLRHHLLPVYSYDPAEELHEAEQELLSDVGDPKVVHGWQSGYQHKRMPLLDVKT; translated from the exons ATGAGTAACACCACAGTGCCCAATGCCCCGCAGGCCAGCAGCGACTCCATGGTGGGCTATGTGTTGGGGCCCTTCTTCCTCATCACCCTGGTCGGGGTGGTGGTGGCCGTG GTAATGTATGTCCAGAAGAAAAAGCG GGTGGACCGGCTTCGCCATCACCTGCTCCCTGTGTACAGCTACGACCCTGCTGAGGAGCTGCACGAGGCTGAGCAGGAGCTGCTCTCTGACGTGGGAGACCCCAAG GTGGTCCATGGCTGGCAGAGTGGCTACCAGCACAAGCGGATGCCCTTGCTGGATGTCAAGACATGA
- the SMIM29 gene encoding small integral membrane protein 29 isoform X1, whose amino-acid sequence MSNTTVPNAPQASSDSMVGYVLGPFFLITLVGVVVAVVMYVQKKKRVDRLRHHLLPVYSYDPAEELHEAEQELLSDVGDPKVSTLGTGRISRGGSALFIPLKTEPGSALSLPHVGRG is encoded by the exons ATGAGTAACACCACAGTGCCCAATGCCCCGCAGGCCAGCAGCGACTCCATGGTGGGCTATGTGTTGGGGCCCTTCTTCCTCATCACCCTGGTCGGGGTGGTGGTGGCCGTG GTAATGTATGTCCAGAAGAAAAAGCG GGTGGACCGGCTTCGCCATCACCTGCTCCCTGTGTACAGCTACGACCCTGCTGAGGAGCTGCACGAGGCTGAGCAGGAGCTGCTCTCTGACGTGGGAGACCCCAAGGTGAGCACTCTGGGGACAGGGAGAATCAGCAGAGGTGGGTCTGCTCTATTCATACCCCTGAAGACAGAGCCTGGTTCTGCTCTCAGCCTTCCCCATGTGGGCCGTGGCTAG
- the SMIM29 gene encoding small integral membrane protein 29 isoform X5, producing MSNTTVPNAPQASSDSMVMYVQKKKRVDRLRHHLLPVYSYDPAEELHEAEQELLSDVGDPKVVHGWQSGYQHKRMPLLDVKT from the exons ATGAGTAACACCACAGTGCCCAATGCCCCGCAGGCCAGCAGCGACTCCATG GTAATGTATGTCCAGAAGAAAAAGCG GGTGGACCGGCTTCGCCATCACCTGCTCCCTGTGTACAGCTACGACCCTGCTGAGGAGCTGCACGAGGCTGAGCAGGAGCTGCTCTCTGACGTGGGAGACCCCAAG GTGGTCCATGGCTGGCAGAGTGGCTACCAGCACAAGCGGATGCCCTTGCTGGATGTCAAGACATGA
- the SMIM29 gene encoding small integral membrane protein 29 isoform X2 yields the protein MSRRKSGWTGFAITCSLCTATTLLRSCTRLSRSCSLTWETPRWSMAGRVATSTSGCPCWMSRHDLSPLPWSSEPWGPGTSRALQPAASPSSPSWVLGLHSSSHLSPVLSPA from the exons ATGTCCAGAAGAAAAAGCG GGTGGACCGGCTTCGCCATCACCTGCTCCCTGTGTACAGCTACGACCCTGCTGAGGAGCTGCACGAGGCTGAGCAGGAGCTGCTCTCTGACGTGGGAGACCCCAAG GTGGTCCATGGCTGGCAGAGTGGCTACCAGCACAAGCGGATGCCCTTGCTGGATGTCAAGACATGACTTGAGCCCCCTGCCCTGGTCTTCAGAACCATGGGGTCCTGGAACGtccagggccctgcagcctgcTGCTTCCCCCAGCTCCCCCTCCTGGGTACTGGGTCTCCATTCCTCCTCCCATCTGTCCCCAGTCCTAAGCCCTGCATAG